Proteins co-encoded in one Medicago truncatula cultivar Jemalong A17 chromosome 8, MtrunA17r5.0-ANR, whole genome shotgun sequence genomic window:
- the LOC120577626 gene encoding putative pentatricopeptide repeat-containing protein At2g02150 isoform X1: MLHFARNLFHITGVRVRVSSFNSQFHPNPFSISFALSTPSSQNSIFRSPMIFFTDFLCVVRHPFSSKSFINDNVSETVRSFLQRDGGSQMLDSSLAPILVSKVLVNLKGDPKSALKFFYSAGNQVGFRHTTESYCILVHILFCGMFYFDAKNVIKEWILLRREIPGSDWFDMLWLTRNVCQTGYGVFDALFGVLVELGMLEEARQCFWKMNKFRVLPTVRSCNELLHKFSKSGQGKLSLSFFNEMVVAGLSPSAFTYNIVIGYLSKEGELETARSLFEQMKQTGLKPDVVTYNSLIDGYGKVGLLAEAVFIFEEMKVAGCQPDVITYNSLINCFCKFEGIPHAFCYLREMKERGLKPNVVTYSTMVDAFCKAGMMLEAFKFFIDMIRVGLQPNEFTYTSLIDANCKIGDLGEAFKLANEMLQAGLNLNIVTYTALLDGLCEDGRMKEAEELFRALLEAGVALNLQIYTSLIHGYMKAKMMEKAMDILKEMNKKNFKLDSPLYGTKIWGLCSQNKIEESEAVMREMKDHGLTANSYIYTSLMDAYFKVGKITEAVNLLQEMQKFGIETTAVTYGVLIDGLCKKGLVQQAVSYFDCMTKTGLQPNIITFTALIDGLYKNDCAEAANKLFNEMLDKGIRPDKLVYTALIDGNLKHGSPEEALSLKNRMVESGMELDLHAYTSLVWGLSQCGKLQQAKSFFYEMLINGVVPDQILCICLLKKYYELGDTNEAQELHNDMTRRGLVAETMDIKIPSIHT, encoded by the coding sequence ATGTTGCATTTTGCGCGCAATCTCTTCCACATCACTGGTGTTCGAGTTCGAGTAAGCTCCTTCAATTCACAATTTCATCCAAACCCATTTTCCATTTCCTTCGCTCTATCAACCCCATCTtctcaaaattcgatttttaGATCACCAATGATTTTTTTCACTGATTTTCTTTGTGTTGTTAGACACCCTTTTAGCTCAAAAtcttttattaatgataatGTTTCAGAGACAGTGCGTAGTTTCTTGCAGCGTGATGGTGGGTCCCAAATGCTAGATTCATCGCTTGCACCTATTTTGGTGTCTAAGGTTTTGGTGAATTTGAAAGGGGACCCAAAATCTGCATTGAAGTTCTTTTATAGTGCAGGGAATCAAGTTGGGTTTCGCCACACTACTGAATCTTATTGTATTCttgttcatattttgttttgtggAATGTTTTATTTCGATGCGAAAAATGTTATTAAAGAGTGGATTTTGTTGAGGAGGGAAATTCCGGGCAGTGATTGGTTTGATATGTTGTGGTTGACTAGGAATGTGTGTCAGACGGGTTATGGGGTGTTTGATGCTTTGTTTGGTGTTTTGGTTGAGTTAGGGATGCTTGAAGAAGCTAGGCAGTGTTTTTGGAAGATGAACAAGTTCAGGGTTCTGCCGACAGTGCGGTCCTgtaatgagcttcttcacaagTTTTCAAAATCAGGTCAAGGGAAATTGTCCTTGAGTTTTTTCAATGAGATGGTCGTGGCTGGCCTTTCGCCCTCGGCTTTCACATATAATATAGTGATAGGTTATTTGAGCAAAGAAGGGGAGTTAGAAACTGCTAGGAGCTTGTTTGAACAGATGAAACAGACGGGCCTTAAGCCGGATGTAGTCACTTATAATTCTCTCATTGATGGGTATGGAAAGGTGGGATTGCTGGCCGAAgcggtttttatttttgaggaaaTGAAAGTTGCAGGATGTCAACCAGATGTGATTACATACAATTCTTTAATCAATTGTTTCTGTAAATTTGAAGGAATTCCTCACGCTTTTTGTTATCTGCGTGAGATGAAGGAAAGAGGGTTGAAGCCAAATGTTGTGACCTATAGTACAATGGTAGACGCATTTTGCAAGGCTGGCATGATGCTGGAAGCGTTCAAATTTTTCATTGACATGATACGTGTTGGTCTTCAACCTAACGAGTTTACATATACGTCTCTGATCGATGCAAATTGTAAAATAGGCGATCTGGGCGAAGCATTCAAACTGGCAAATGAGATGTTGCAGGCTGGTCTTAACTTAAATATCGTTACCTATACTGCATTACTCGACGGCCTTTGTGAAGATGGTAGAATGAAAGAAGCAGAAGAACTATTCAGAGCATTGTTGGAAGCTGGAGTGGCTCTTAATCTGCAAATTTATACTTCCCTTATTCATGGATATATGAAGGCTAAGATGATGGAGAAAGCAATggatattttaaaagaaatgaaCAAGAAAAACTTCAAACTAGATTCGCCACTGTATGGAACCAAAATATGGGGCCTTTGTagccaaaataaaatagaagaatCCGAGGCAGTAATGCGTGAGATGAAGGATCATGGCTTGACTGCAAATAGTTATATATACACATCCCTTATGGATGCATATTTTAAGGTTGGAAAAATCACAGAGGCTGTTAATCTATTACAAGAGATGCAGAAATTTGGTATAGAGACAACGGCTGTAACCTATGGTGTACTGATTGATGGTTTATGCAAAAAAGGTTTAGTTCAACAGGCTGTCAGTTACTTTGACTGCATGACTAAAACTGGTTTGCAGCCGAATATTATTACTTTTACTGCTCTGATTGATGGCCTTTATAAAAATGATTGTGCTGAAGCAGCCAATAAACTGTTCAATGAGATGTTGGATAAGGGAATCAGGCCAGATAAGTTAGTTTATACTGCTTTGATTGATGGGAACCTGAAGCATGGTAGTCCTGAAGAAGCTTTGAGTTTGAAAAATAGAATGGTTGAATCGGGTATGGAACTTGATCTGCATGCTTATACTTCATTGGTCTGGGGTTTGTCGCAATGCGGTAAATTACAACAGGCcaagtcatttttttatgagatgctCATAAACGGCGTTGTTCCTGATCAGATTCTCTGTATTTGTCTTctgaaaaaatattatgagCTAGGAGACACAAATGAAGCTCAGGAACTTCATAACGATATGACGAGGAGGGGCCTAGTTGCTGAGACAATGGACATAAAAATTCCCTCTATACACACTTGA
- the LOC120577626 gene encoding putative pentatricopeptide repeat-containing protein At2g02150 isoform X2 produces MLDSSLAPILVSKVLVNLKGDPKSALKFFYSAGNQVGFRHTTESYCILVHILFCGMFYFDAKNVIKEWILLRREIPGSDWFDMLWLTRNVCQTGYGVFDALFGVLVELGMLEEARQCFWKMNKFRVLPTVRSCNELLHKFSKSGQGKLSLSFFNEMVVAGLSPSAFTYNIVIGYLSKEGELETARSLFEQMKQTGLKPDVVTYNSLIDGYGKVGLLAEAVFIFEEMKVAGCQPDVITYNSLINCFCKFEGIPHAFCYLREMKERGLKPNVVTYSTMVDAFCKAGMMLEAFKFFIDMIRVGLQPNEFTYTSLIDANCKIGDLGEAFKLANEMLQAGLNLNIVTYTALLDGLCEDGRMKEAEELFRALLEAGVALNLQIYTSLIHGYMKAKMMEKAMDILKEMNKKNFKLDSPLYGTKIWGLCSQNKIEESEAVMREMKDHGLTANSYIYTSLMDAYFKVGKITEAVNLLQEMQKFGIETTAVTYGVLIDGLCKKGLVQQAVSYFDCMTKTGLQPNIITFTALIDGLYKNDCAEAANKLFNEMLDKGIRPDKLVYTALIDGNLKHGSPEEALSLKNRMVESGMELDLHAYTSLVWGLSQCGKLQQAKSFFYEMLINGVVPDQILCICLLKKYYELGDTNEAQELHNDMTRRGLVAETMDIKIPSIHT; encoded by the coding sequence ATGCTAGATTCATCGCTTGCACCTATTTTGGTGTCTAAGGTTTTGGTGAATTTGAAAGGGGACCCAAAATCTGCATTGAAGTTCTTTTATAGTGCAGGGAATCAAGTTGGGTTTCGCCACACTACTGAATCTTATTGTATTCttgttcatattttgttttgtggAATGTTTTATTTCGATGCGAAAAATGTTATTAAAGAGTGGATTTTGTTGAGGAGGGAAATTCCGGGCAGTGATTGGTTTGATATGTTGTGGTTGACTAGGAATGTGTGTCAGACGGGTTATGGGGTGTTTGATGCTTTGTTTGGTGTTTTGGTTGAGTTAGGGATGCTTGAAGAAGCTAGGCAGTGTTTTTGGAAGATGAACAAGTTCAGGGTTCTGCCGACAGTGCGGTCCTgtaatgagcttcttcacaagTTTTCAAAATCAGGTCAAGGGAAATTGTCCTTGAGTTTTTTCAATGAGATGGTCGTGGCTGGCCTTTCGCCCTCGGCTTTCACATATAATATAGTGATAGGTTATTTGAGCAAAGAAGGGGAGTTAGAAACTGCTAGGAGCTTGTTTGAACAGATGAAACAGACGGGCCTTAAGCCGGATGTAGTCACTTATAATTCTCTCATTGATGGGTATGGAAAGGTGGGATTGCTGGCCGAAgcggtttttatttttgaggaaaTGAAAGTTGCAGGATGTCAACCAGATGTGATTACATACAATTCTTTAATCAATTGTTTCTGTAAATTTGAAGGAATTCCTCACGCTTTTTGTTATCTGCGTGAGATGAAGGAAAGAGGGTTGAAGCCAAATGTTGTGACCTATAGTACAATGGTAGACGCATTTTGCAAGGCTGGCATGATGCTGGAAGCGTTCAAATTTTTCATTGACATGATACGTGTTGGTCTTCAACCTAACGAGTTTACATATACGTCTCTGATCGATGCAAATTGTAAAATAGGCGATCTGGGCGAAGCATTCAAACTGGCAAATGAGATGTTGCAGGCTGGTCTTAACTTAAATATCGTTACCTATACTGCATTACTCGACGGCCTTTGTGAAGATGGTAGAATGAAAGAAGCAGAAGAACTATTCAGAGCATTGTTGGAAGCTGGAGTGGCTCTTAATCTGCAAATTTATACTTCCCTTATTCATGGATATATGAAGGCTAAGATGATGGAGAAAGCAATggatattttaaaagaaatgaaCAAGAAAAACTTCAAACTAGATTCGCCACTGTATGGAACCAAAATATGGGGCCTTTGTagccaaaataaaatagaagaatCCGAGGCAGTAATGCGTGAGATGAAGGATCATGGCTTGACTGCAAATAGTTATATATACACATCCCTTATGGATGCATATTTTAAGGTTGGAAAAATCACAGAGGCTGTTAATCTATTACAAGAGATGCAGAAATTTGGTATAGAGACAACGGCTGTAACCTATGGTGTACTGATTGATGGTTTATGCAAAAAAGGTTTAGTTCAACAGGCTGTCAGTTACTTTGACTGCATGACTAAAACTGGTTTGCAGCCGAATATTATTACTTTTACTGCTCTGATTGATGGCCTTTATAAAAATGATTGTGCTGAAGCAGCCAATAAACTGTTCAATGAGATGTTGGATAAGGGAATCAGGCCAGATAAGTTAGTTTATACTGCTTTGATTGATGGGAACCTGAAGCATGGTAGTCCTGAAGAAGCTTTGAGTTTGAAAAATAGAATGGTTGAATCGGGTATGGAACTTGATCTGCATGCTTATACTTCATTGGTCTGGGGTTTGTCGCAATGCGGTAAATTACAACAGGCcaagtcatttttttatgagatgctCATAAACGGCGTTGTTCCTGATCAGATTCTCTGTATTTGTCTTctgaaaaaatattatgagCTAGGAGACACAAATGAAGCTCAGGAACTTCATAACGATATGACGAGGAGGGGCCTAGTTGCTGAGACAATGGACATAAAAATTCCCTCTATACACACTTGA
- the LOC120577661 gene encoding uncharacterized protein isoform X1, which translates to MDYERIQKPQGGGGFSPGKLRSMLLGVEKKRKQEEELDSNFTPRSRDSDMDESGGSSSDHCKYVDVVSVLPEYSTSTDQTCNIEADCGDRLAKANAVMTSRNRILEDPSLDYDSGYDSMIMSPSMFEFQKAERAPPRVPVGPFSKPAPSKWDDAQKWIASPTSNRPKTGQSQVQGGHAVPRKVGGLGSRQASMKVVVEVPDQKEIGLDEPDTKQIDANQTKMESGGQKFVNWDDDPYAIADAYAVSLSQHNSSIAAQTAATFVPPPSTARSVSMRDMGTEMTPIASQEPSRTGTPVGATTPMRSPNSSRPSTPTRAAPSIFTDPCNDNLNLNKNELSEKELQMKTRREIMVLGTQLGKMNIAAWASKEEEDKDASTSLKTKNAEQQAKSVVEARAAAWEEAEKAKYMARFRRDEMKIQAWENHQKAKTEAKMRKIEVEVERIRSKSHDKLMNKLAAARHKAEEKRAAAEADKNNQAAKTEEQAEYIRRTGHVPSSYFSFSCCTWCS; encoded by the exons ATGGATTATGAAAGGATTCAAAAGCCTCAG GGTGGTGGTGGATTTTCACCAGGAAAATTGAGGAGCATGCTTCTTGGTgtggagaagaagaggaaacaAGAGGAAGAGCTTGATTCTAATTTTACTCCGAGATCTCGAGATTCAGACATGGATGAATCTG GTGGCAGCAGTTCTGATCATTGTAAATATGTAGATGTTGTGAGTGTCCTTCCTGAATATTCAACTTCTACCGATCAAACCTGTAACATAGAGGCAGATTGTGGTGACCGTTTGGCGAAGGCTAATGCAGTAATGACTTCAAGGAATAGAATCCTCGAAGACCCTTCTTTAGATTATGATAGTGGGTATGATAGCATGATCATGTCCCCATCAATGTTTGAATTTCAAAAGGCTGAGCGTGCCCCACCACGAGTACCCGTGGGGCCTTTCTCAAAACCAGCACCATCTAAATGGGACGATGCACAGAAGTGGATAGCAAGTCCGACATCAAACAGGCCAAAGACTGGACAAAGCCAGGTTCAAGGTGGGCATGCAGTACCGCGTAAGGTTGGTGGTCTTGGAAGCCGGCAAGCTTCAATGAAGGTTGTCGTTGAAGTTCCAGATCAAAAAGAAATTGGTTTAGATGAACCGGATACCAAACAAATTGATGCCAATCAAACGAAGATGGAAAGTGGCGGACAGAAGTTTGTGAATTGGGATGATGACCCCTATGCAATTGCAGATGCTTATG CGGTTAGTCTCAGCCAGCATAATTCATCTATTGCTGCCCAGACTGCAGCAACATTTGTTCCTCCCCCATCAACAGCTCGATCTGTGTCAATGAGAGATATGGGAACAGAAATGACACCTATTGCTAGCCAAGAGCCATCAAGAACAGGTACACCAGTAGGGGCAACAACACCAATGCGTAGCCCTAATTCTTCCAGGCCTTCTACTCCCACTAGAGCCGCCCCTTCAATTTTTACCGATCCATGTAACGATAATCTGAATCTTAACAAGAACGAGTTGTCTGAAAAGGAGCTACAAATGAAAACCAGGCGAGAAATAATGGTCCTTGGGACACAACTAGGTAAAATGAACATTGCCGCCTGGGCTAGCAAAGAAGAAGAGGATAAGGATGCATCCACTtcacttaaaacaaaaaatgctgAACAACAAGCTAAGAGTGTCGTTGAAGCACGCGCAGCAGCATGGGAGGAGGCTGAGAAGGCCAAATATATGGCCAG ATTTAGGCGCGACGAGATGAAGATTCAGGCATGGGAAAATCATCAGAAAGCAAAAACAGAAGCCAAGATGAGAAAAATTGAG GTAGAGGTTGAAAGAATACGGAGTAAGTCACATGATAAGCTGATGAACAAATTAGCAGCTGCAAGGCACAAGGCTGAGGAAAAGCGAGCAGCAGCAGAAGCCGATAAAAATAATCAAGCTGCTAAAACCGAGGAGCAAGCAGAATATATCAGAAGAACTGGTCATGTACCTTCTtcgtatttttcattttcttgctGCACTTGGTGCTCTTAA
- the LOC120577661 gene encoding uncharacterized protein isoform X2, giving the protein MLLGVEKKRKQEEELDSNFTPRSRDSDMDESGGSSSDHCKYVDVVSVLPEYSTSTDQTCNIEADCGDRLAKANAVMTSRNRILEDPSLDYDSGYDSMIMSPSMFEFQKAERAPPRVPVGPFSKPAPSKWDDAQKWIASPTSNRPKTGQSQVQGGHAVPRKVGGLGSRQASMKVVVEVPDQKEIGLDEPDTKQIDANQTKMESGGQKFVNWDDDPYAIADAYAVSLSQHNSSIAAQTAATFVPPPSTARSVSMRDMGTEMTPIASQEPSRTGTPVGATTPMRSPNSSRPSTPTRAAPSIFTDPCNDNLNLNKNELSEKELQMKTRREIMVLGTQLGKMNIAAWASKEEEDKDASTSLKTKNAEQQAKSVVEARAAAWEEAEKAKYMARFRRDEMKIQAWENHQKAKTEAKMRKIEVEVERIRSKSHDKLMNKLAAARHKAEEKRAAAEADKNNQAAKTEEQAEYIRRTGHVPSSYFSFSCCTWCS; this is encoded by the exons ATGCTTCTTGGTgtggagaagaagaggaaacaAGAGGAAGAGCTTGATTCTAATTTTACTCCGAGATCTCGAGATTCAGACATGGATGAATCTG GTGGCAGCAGTTCTGATCATTGTAAATATGTAGATGTTGTGAGTGTCCTTCCTGAATATTCAACTTCTACCGATCAAACCTGTAACATAGAGGCAGATTGTGGTGACCGTTTGGCGAAGGCTAATGCAGTAATGACTTCAAGGAATAGAATCCTCGAAGACCCTTCTTTAGATTATGATAGTGGGTATGATAGCATGATCATGTCCCCATCAATGTTTGAATTTCAAAAGGCTGAGCGTGCCCCACCACGAGTACCCGTGGGGCCTTTCTCAAAACCAGCACCATCTAAATGGGACGATGCACAGAAGTGGATAGCAAGTCCGACATCAAACAGGCCAAAGACTGGACAAAGCCAGGTTCAAGGTGGGCATGCAGTACCGCGTAAGGTTGGTGGTCTTGGAAGCCGGCAAGCTTCAATGAAGGTTGTCGTTGAAGTTCCAGATCAAAAAGAAATTGGTTTAGATGAACCGGATACCAAACAAATTGATGCCAATCAAACGAAGATGGAAAGTGGCGGACAGAAGTTTGTGAATTGGGATGATGACCCCTATGCAATTGCAGATGCTTATG CGGTTAGTCTCAGCCAGCATAATTCATCTATTGCTGCCCAGACTGCAGCAACATTTGTTCCTCCCCCATCAACAGCTCGATCTGTGTCAATGAGAGATATGGGAACAGAAATGACACCTATTGCTAGCCAAGAGCCATCAAGAACAGGTACACCAGTAGGGGCAACAACACCAATGCGTAGCCCTAATTCTTCCAGGCCTTCTACTCCCACTAGAGCCGCCCCTTCAATTTTTACCGATCCATGTAACGATAATCTGAATCTTAACAAGAACGAGTTGTCTGAAAAGGAGCTACAAATGAAAACCAGGCGAGAAATAATGGTCCTTGGGACACAACTAGGTAAAATGAACATTGCCGCCTGGGCTAGCAAAGAAGAAGAGGATAAGGATGCATCCACTtcacttaaaacaaaaaatgctgAACAACAAGCTAAGAGTGTCGTTGAAGCACGCGCAGCAGCATGGGAGGAGGCTGAGAAGGCCAAATATATGGCCAG ATTTAGGCGCGACGAGATGAAGATTCAGGCATGGGAAAATCATCAGAAAGCAAAAACAGAAGCCAAGATGAGAAAAATTGAG GTAGAGGTTGAAAGAATACGGAGTAAGTCACATGATAAGCTGATGAACAAATTAGCAGCTGCAAGGCACAAGGCTGAGGAAAAGCGAGCAGCAGCAGAAGCCGATAAAAATAATCAAGCTGCTAAAACCGAGGAGCAAGCAGAATATATCAGAAGAACTGGTCATGTACCTTCTtcgtatttttcattttcttgctGCACTTGGTGCTCTTAA
- the LOC120577334 gene encoding zinc finger CCCH domain-containing protein 17: protein MVAQQPQLQIQTQQPTPSPQDEALKRNTDCVYFLASPLTCKKGNECEYRHSEYARVNPRDCWYWLNGNCLNPKCSFRHPPLDGLLGTPPATAATAGPSVPAPQIAATSATHAPPYNASKQAVPCIFFQKGFCLKGDRCAFLHGPNPTNGSKIAPQGSMTMTNQGAENPSFKKPFGGIEKHAQEKKTSQANVASVEAKPLQKFETAPQKNMFKLGKHVPPPPAGFDNEASRFKTSSSPPPTNGSNARSNRVHQPRLPDDHSFHSGKDNDEFLRESSPGFDVLVADELRNSDYYHGEDEFGKTRGQDERGPDSLNEYDVGHSADYSLAADIDRDRFRAPQGYDSYDHMQEPYGWEPRKGSAQIERRTHHRSRSPDSVEVSDLRHRLSKRRKGNGLKSVVAHDEEQSHRFSRKDSHQLPSNERSVNNRFRGRINLPPNGGDGHLERDLDRGRISSHLERDLDRGRISGRLSSGRLQSPHEGRIQDRLRGRLPDDERRNFSSRSNEDRSGFSAPKSLAELKYGRNTENNDQQSFGKRKSLRDHQQYEDDAPFEGPKPLSEILKEKKGVGAGAGSSNSSKHDDNKNEGITENGTLSESKEEESKIQAADGVENTDVTHGQSSEEGMIYDEAAEDQEYEGEGDYEYEQGDEEYEYEQVEGENQEQEYMEDEDGDDFAKKIGVVLS, encoded by the exons ATGGTTGCCCAACAGCCACAACTTCAGATTCAGACTCAGCAACCTACACCTTCTCCTCAAGATGAAGCCTTGAAAAGGAATACCGATTGTGTCTACTTTCTTGCTTCTCCCCTGACATGCAAAAAg GGAAACGAATGTGAGTACCGCCATAGTGAGTATGCTAGAGTCAATCCTAGAGATTGTTGGTATTGGTTGAATGGTAACTGCTTGAATCCCAAGTGTTCATTCCGTCATCCG CCTCTTGACGGGTTGTTAGGAACACCACCGGCAACTGCTGCTACTGCTGGACCATCTGTCCCCGCGCCACAGATTGCGGCAACATCTGCAACCCATGCACCACCTTATAATGCTAGTAAACAAGCTGTGCCTtgcattttctttcaaaagggGTTTTGCTTAAAAGGTGACAGATGTGCCTTCCTGCATGGACCAAACCCTACCAATGGTAGTAAAATAGCTCCACAGGGGTCAATGACGATGACCAACCAAGGAGCTGAGAATCCAAGTTTTAAGAAACCTTTTGGCGGCATTGAAAAACATGcacaagaaaagaaaacttCCCAAGCAaatgttgcaagtgttgaagcTAAACCTCTCCAAAAATTTGAGACTGCTCCACAGAAAAATATGTTTAAGTTGGGGAAGCATGTACCGCCACCACCTGCAGGGTTTGACAATGAGGCTTCGCGATTTAAGACAAGTAGTTCTCCACCGCCAACCAATGGTTCTAATGCCAGATCTAATCGTGTGCATCAGCCTCGTTTGCCAGATGATCACAGTTTCCATAGTGGTAAGGATAATGACGAGTTTCTCAGAGAGTCATCTCCTGGATTTGATGTTCTTGTAGCCGACGAACTTAGAAATTCTGATTACTATCATGGGGAAGATGAATTTGGTAAAACAAGAGGTCAAGATGAAAGAGGCCCAGACTCTCtgaatgaatatgatgttggaCATTCTGCTGATTATAGTTTAGCTGCTGATATTGATCGAGATAGATTTCGTGCGCCCCAAGGTTATGACTCATATGATCACATGCAAGAGCCATATGGCTGGGAACCTAGAAAGGGATCAGCCCAAATAGAAAGAAGGACTCATCACAGATCTCGCAGTCCTGACAGTGTTGAGGTCTCAGATCTCCGACATCGTTTATCCAAGCGCAGGAAGGGAAATGGCCTAAAATCTGTCGTCGCTCATGATGAGGAGCAAAGTCATCGATTTTCTCGGAAGGATTCACACCAGTTACCTTCAAATGAGAGATCCGTCAATAATCGTTTCCGAGGCAGAATAAATCTTCCACCAAACGGTGGTGACGGTCACCTAGAGAGGGACTTAGATAGAGGAAGAATCAGCAGTCACCTAGAGAGGGACTTGGACAGAGGAAGAATCAGTGGCCGGTTGTCATCTGGAAGGCTGCAATCACCTCATGAGGGAAGGATCCAGGATAGATTAAGAGGAAGGTTGCCAGATGATGAGAGGAGAAATTTCAGCAGTCGATCGAATGAGGACCGAAGTGGGTTCTCTGCGCCAAAAAGTCTTGCTGAACTTAAGTATGGGAGGAACACTGAGAATAATGACCAACAATCATTTGGAAAGAGGAAAAGCTTGAGGGATCACCAACAATATGAAGATGATGCACCAtttgaaggtccaaaaccactTAGTGAAATTCTGAAGGAGAAGAAAGGAGTTGGAGCTGGTGCAGGCTCCTCCAACAGTAGCAAACATGATGACAATAAGAATGAAGGAATTACCGAAAATGGAACATTGTCAGAGAGCAAGGAAGAAGAGTCCAAGATTCAGGCTGCTGATGGAGTTGAGAATACTGATGTAACTCACGGTCAATCGTCCGAGGAAGGAATGATATACGATGAAGCTGCCGAAGATCAGGAGTATGAAGGTGAAGGAGATTATGAATATGAGCAAGGTGATGAGGAGTATGAGTATGAACAAGTTGAGGGCGAAAATCAAGAGCAAGAATATATGGAAGATGAAGATGGGGATGACTTTGCCAAGAAGATTGGTGTTGttctttcataa